In one Neobacillus sp. WH10 genomic region, the following are encoded:
- a CDS encoding class I SAM-dependent methyltransferase → MNNGWNRMIYKCWSPIYDHFFNSGMFLKARNEIFRDISLEKGSKVLFVGVGTGADLPYFLNKGYDITAIDYSSDMLRVAKEKYSDSSVTFLEMDAQNMDFPDESFDFIVASLILSVVPDPKKTLNEMIRVLKKNEYFLVFDKFSPKNKNMNIKQKIFRPIIKLFGTDIGLDFYQLFKIAENHCDVIQDENVMFNGMYRKILGFKKGETK, encoded by the coding sequence GTGAATAATGGTTGGAATCGCATGATTTATAAATGCTGGTCGCCGATTTATGATCATTTTTTTAATTCAGGGATGTTCCTAAAAGCAAGAAACGAAATATTTCGAGATATATCTCTTGAAAAGGGGAGTAAAGTTCTATTTGTTGGTGTAGGGACCGGAGCTGATCTTCCTTATTTTTTGAACAAGGGCTATGACATTACCGCGATTGATTATTCTTCTGATATGTTGAGAGTGGCAAAAGAAAAATATTCTGATTCCTCTGTAACCTTTTTAGAAATGGATGCACAAAATATGGATTTTCCTGATGAATCTTTTGACTTTATCGTTGCAAGTTTAATACTTAGCGTTGTTCCTGACCCTAAAAAAACGTTGAATGAAATGATTAGGGTTCTAAAGAAAAACGAATACTTTCTTGTTTTCGATAAATTTTCTCCTAAAAATAAAAATATGAATATCAAACAAAAAATTTTTCGCCCCATTATTAAATTATTCGGTACAGATATAGGTCTGGATTTTTATCAATTATTTAAGATAGCTGAAAATCATTGCGATGTCATTCAAGATGAAAACGTTATGTTTAATGGAATGTATAGAAAAATTTTAGGGTTCAAGAAAGGAGAAACAAAATGA
- a CDS encoding copper resistance CopC family protein, with the protein MKKLLFVLISILVMIPAIASAHTELASSNPASGQVVTEDLKEIVLTYEGKIESLSTMKLVKDGAEIPLISVVPRDKQLVGTLSAPLENASYTIQWSIAGEDGHPITGEIPFSVHMAQKEEQKTEAKEPVAVNKEEPKNENTKQEQAKKQTNESSSNMKTTITVVVVLILVIGMFLLFRRKR; encoded by the coding sequence ATGAAAAAATTACTATTCGTATTAATTAGCATATTGGTGATGATTCCTGCTATTGCAAGTGCACATACGGAATTAGCTTCATCTAATCCTGCTTCAGGACAAGTAGTGACGGAAGACTTGAAAGAAATTGTCCTTACATATGAAGGAAAAATCGAATCCTTGAGTACGATGAAATTAGTGAAGGATGGGGCAGAGATACCTCTTATAAGTGTTGTACCAAGAGACAAACAACTGGTAGGGACTTTATCAGCCCCTCTTGAAAATGCCTCGTATACAATTCAGTGGAGTATTGCTGGTGAAGACGGTCATCCAATAACAGGTGAAATACCATTCTCCGTACATATGGCACAAAAAGAAGAGCAAAAGACAGAAGCGAAAGAGCCAGTTGCGGTTAATAAAGAAGAACCAAAAAATGAGAATACAAAGCAGGAACAAGCCAAAAAGCAAACGAATGAATCATCATCAAACATGAAAACAACTATTACTGTGGTGGTTGTGTTAATTTTGGTTATTGGGATGTTCCTGCTATTTAGAAGGAAACGATAA
- a CDS encoding CopD family protein, with product MGFLIPIADFGTYLMFSILVGHVALQFVPETNKPKIYIAKPFLLLSTLGIIIFTLGPIVQTISYFQDGVGFALAAKSVLLDFQVGKAWIFIGFMATFLWITLLLDGSKYFQAFWLLLITLAVGYSSHVASLSFWAGLFSHSTHFLMVTLWTGIIINVAWFSKDQSNWSKFLRWFTPFASICFIIIILSGIYLMLFVVEPKDYVKAWVLPYGQMLLLKHISIIPVVVFAFINSVLARKSLNHSYFNPRPWIRGESVVLLIVFYFTAVMGTQSPPHEVEFTIKSEGASKWVEWFLGKNIISTLNINLLPTFQAVLLILLSMLFLILILLSFKRAKSVAAVVFGVGFIITLYIGLMFTLSI from the coding sequence ATGGGTTTTTTAATTCCGATTGCAGATTTTGGAACTTATTTAATGTTTTCCATTTTAGTAGGGCATGTTGCACTACAATTTGTTCCTGAAACCAATAAACCAAAAATCTATATTGCAAAACCTTTTTTATTGCTTTCAACACTAGGAATTATTATTTTTACGTTAGGACCGATTGTTCAGACCATTTCCTATTTTCAAGATGGCGTTGGTTTTGCTCTAGCAGCTAAATCTGTTTTATTGGATTTTCAAGTAGGGAAAGCCTGGATTTTTATTGGGTTTATGGCAACCTTCTTATGGATAACGTTATTGTTAGACGGCTCAAAATATTTTCAGGCATTTTGGCTATTGTTAATAACCCTAGCAGTTGGTTATTCAAGTCATGTGGCTTCGCTGTCATTTTGGGCAGGTTTATTTTCTCACAGTACACATTTTTTGATGGTCACGTTGTGGACTGGCATTATTATTAATGTAGCATGGTTCTCGAAGGATCAATCTAATTGGTCAAAATTTTTGCGTTGGTTTACACCATTTGCATCTATATGTTTTATCATCATTATCTTAAGTGGAATCTATCTAATGCTTTTTGTTGTTGAACCAAAGGATTATGTGAAAGCCTGGGTCTTGCCATACGGTCAGATGTTGCTTTTAAAACATATAAGTATTATTCCTGTTGTGGTTTTTGCCTTTATTAATAGTGTTCTGGCAAGAAAATCATTAAACCATTCTTATTTTAATCCTCGACCATGGATAAGGGGAGAAAGTGTTGTATTATTAATTGTTTTTTATTTTACAGCTGTTATGGGAACCCAATCGCCGCCTCATGAGGTTGAATTTACTATTAAATCAGAAGGGGCATCTAAATGGGTTGAATGGTTTTTAGGGAAGAACATTATTTCAACCCTAAACATTAATCTATTACCAACTTTTCAAGCTGTTTTGCTAATATTACTTTCAATGCTATTTTTGATTTTAATTCTGCTTAGCTTTAAAAGAGCCAAATCTGTAGCAGCAGTCGTATTTGGAGTTGGTTTTATTATTACTTTATATATTGGTTTAATGTTTACATTGAGCATTTGA
- a CDS encoding DoxX family protein has translation MFIQFLRENRYASLFLTLFRVYLGWQWLNAGWGKISSGKFDASGFLNGAIKQVSGEHPAVQPWWGNFLNDVALPHVELFNVLVPWGEFLVGLALIIGVFTSFAMLMGLTMNFAYMLSGTTSTNPQMVFIGMFILVAGINAGKIGLDRWLMPILRKWINNKDEKEKLPQSA, from the coding sequence GTGTTCATTCAATTTTTAAGGGAAAACCGCTATGCATCATTGTTTCTTACTTTATTTCGCGTATATCTTGGATGGCAATGGCTAAATGCTGGTTGGGGGAAAATCTCTAGTGGCAAATTTGATGCAAGTGGCTTTCTAAACGGAGCAATAAAGCAGGTATCTGGTGAACATCCAGCCGTTCAACCCTGGTGGGGTAACTTTTTGAATGATGTTGCATTGCCACACGTTGAACTTTTTAATGTTTTAGTTCCTTGGGGAGAATTCTTAGTCGGTTTAGCATTAATCATCGGAGTTTTCACTAGTTTTGCTATGTTAATGGGTCTTACGATGAATTTTGCTTATATGCTTTCAGGTACTACTAGTACAAATCCCCAGATGGTTTTTATTGGGATGTTTATTCTTGTAGCTGGAATAAATGCGGGGAAAATTGGTTTAGATCGTTGGTTAATGCCCATTTTAAGAAAATGGATCAATAATAAAGATGAGAAGGAAAAATTACCACAAAGCGCCTAA
- a CDS encoding response regulator transcription factor → MIRVVIAEDQQMLRGALTSLLAFETDIKVLAEVSDGQKAWDVIQSEQPDVCLLDIEIPFISGLELAEKIRNANIPSKIIIVTTFARPGYLQKAIDSQVNGYLLKDEPIDFLIESIRKVMNGERVVSMDLAATLFMKEKNPLSERETEVLRLVKDGLATREISKVLFLTKGTVRNYLSSAIQKLEAESRQQAVNIATEKGWL, encoded by the coding sequence ATGATACGAGTAGTCATTGCAGAAGACCAACAAATGCTCCGTGGTGCATTAACATCTTTATTGGCATTTGAAACAGATATTAAGGTGCTGGCAGAAGTATCAGATGGACAAAAAGCTTGGGATGTCATACAAAGTGAACAGCCAGATGTATGCTTACTTGATATTGAGATCCCTTTTATTAGTGGTCTTGAATTGGCAGAGAAAATAAGGAACGCTAATATACCTAGTAAAATAATAATTGTCACTACTTTTGCCCGTCCTGGTTATTTGCAAAAAGCAATCGATTCTCAAGTGAATGGATACCTATTAAAGGATGAGCCGATTGATTTTCTCATTGAGTCAATCCGTAAAGTCATGAATGGAGAGCGTGTTGTCAGTATGGATCTGGCAGCAACACTCTTTATGAAAGAAAAAAACCCATTGAGTGAACGGGAAACAGAAGTGTTGCGCCTTGTAAAAGATGGATTAGCGACAAGAGAAATCAGCAAGGTACTTTTCTTAACGAAAGGAACCGTGCGTAACTATTTATCCTCTGCTATCCAGAAACTTGAAGCAGAGTCGCGGCAGCAAGCCGTGAATATTGCTACGGAAAAAGGGTGGCTCTGA
- a CDS encoding sensor histidine kinase has protein sequence MKLKIYPRDQIKQYLMIDVISIVFLFCIVLRSGSELGILGKLFLLLIFLVSFYIGLWYRDWRLLMAVLIGLLTLTLLSIYVGLSILIFGFIFADLIGRSKSKWHIGIGIAAIALMFILVQWKSTGHLFKLESTTLLPVMIIQLIFPILIYIKEKAKSLQSELDAANKQIVQQEERQRIARDLHDTLGQTLTMIKLKSELTTRLVDKDSSKAKEELKEILATTRIALKQVRELVSDMKFVSLESEIEHSKKLMYTAGIELDIVKKGDPLLLSSVEETMISLCVREAMTNIIKHSKAKRCTIQFEIIDHIYFIQIMDDGIGLVKVERGNGIQSMKERMQALQGTAAVNNSPSGGTHVTIKLPVRQ, from the coding sequence ATGAAACTTAAGATATACCCTAGAGATCAAATCAAACAATATTTGATGATAGACGTGATATCCATTGTGTTTTTATTCTGTATCGTTTTACGTTCAGGATCTGAATTGGGCATCTTGGGAAAGCTTTTTCTCCTTCTGATATTCCTTGTTTCTTTTTATATTGGACTTTGGTACAGAGATTGGCGTTTATTAATGGCCGTTCTAATTGGTCTTTTAACCCTTACATTGTTAAGTATTTATGTTGGTCTATCTATCCTGATTTTTGGATTCATATTTGCTGATCTGATTGGAAGGTCGAAGTCAAAATGGCATATTGGCATAGGAATTGCAGCTATTGCTCTCATGTTTATCTTAGTTCAATGGAAAAGCACGGGGCATCTATTCAAGTTAGAATCTACGACATTACTTCCAGTTATGATTATACAATTAATTTTTCCCATATTAATTTATATAAAGGAAAAAGCAAAAAGTTTACAGAGTGAACTAGATGCAGCAAATAAACAGATTGTACAACAAGAGGAAAGGCAGCGTATTGCAAGGGATCTTCATGATACACTCGGACAAACATTAACAATGATTAAATTAAAAAGTGAATTGACTACTAGATTAGTAGACAAAGATTCCTCCAAAGCAAAGGAAGAACTAAAGGAAATACTAGCTACGACTAGAATCGCTTTGAAGCAGGTAAGGGAGCTAGTCTCAGATATGAAGTTCGTCTCTTTGGAAAGTGAGATCGAGCATTCCAAAAAACTCATGTATACTGCTGGAATTGAATTAGATATAGTGAAAAAGGGAGACCCTCTACTATTATCTAGTGTAGAAGAGACCATGATATCTCTGTGTGTTCGCGAAGCTATGACCAATATAATTAAGCATAGTAAAGCAAAGCGATGTACAATACAATTCGAAATCATTGACCATATTTATTTTATACAAATAATGGATGACGGGATTGGGCTAGTCAAGGTAGAGCGTGGCAATGGCATTCAGTCAATGAAAGAGCGGATGCAAGCTCTTCAGGGAACAGCTGCAGTAAACAATTCCCCCAGTGGTGGAACACATGTCACAATTAAGCTCCCCGTCCGTCAGTAA
- a CDS encoding DUF418 domain-containing protein: protein MTETKGRIRLLDLLRGIAVLGTLGTNIWIFAYLGDLSYITTSDYSGWWKTEDLFRMLVLFLVNGKLLGLLTIMFGVGLELKYQQALRMGRVWPGVYLWTAIFLLIEGFIHYLLVMEYDILMSYGVTAMIVAFIIKGGDRLISKIMIIVGTIHAIMILFLVAVSLLGANISISFDSVVPLYQSGSWLQQIEYRLSNFLLLRSEAIFIIPMNVFLFLLGVRLIRSEVFSPDENGRKYRDKLFKIGIYLGLPLNMLIFIPGGTFDLPVRYLFAPLLSLGYIGIIGRMIEYRKWYWLWNRLENVDKLSLSCYVMQNIIASIIFYGWGFALGGKVSSLTIIAVWILIVLLQLIFASIWIRTFKLGPLEWIRKRTVEVLIPK from the coding sequence ATGACAGAAACGAAAGGGCGGATTCGTCTACTCGATCTATTAAGAGGTATTGCTGTTTTAGGCACTCTAGGGACCAACATATGGATTTTTGCGTATTTAGGGGATTTGTCCTATATCACTACTTCTGATTATTCTGGTTGGTGGAAAACAGAAGATCTCTTTAGGATGTTGGTATTATTCCTTGTAAACGGGAAGCTGCTGGGATTGTTAACCATCATGTTTGGAGTAGGATTGGAATTAAAGTATCAGCAGGCACTACGAATGGGGAGAGTTTGGCCTGGAGTCTATCTATGGACAGCCATTTTCTTACTAATAGAAGGGTTTATCCATTATCTGTTGGTCATGGAATACGACATATTAATGAGCTACGGTGTGACGGCCATGATTGTAGCCTTCATTATAAAAGGCGGAGATCGTCTGATATCTAAAATCATGATCATTGTTGGCACCATTCATGCTATTATGATTTTGTTTTTAGTAGCTGTCAGCTTACTTGGGGCCAATATTTCGATTAGTTTCGATAGTGTCGTGCCTCTCTATCAAAGTGGTAGTTGGCTGCAGCAAATTGAATACCGACTGTCTAATTTTCTACTGCTTAGAAGTGAAGCCATTTTTATTATTCCTATGAACGTCTTTTTATTTTTACTTGGTGTTCGTCTCATACGTTCAGAAGTATTTTCTCCTGATGAGAATGGCCGAAAGTATCGTGACAAGCTTTTTAAAATAGGTATTTATCTTGGATTGCCTTTAAATATGTTGATTTTTATCCCGGGAGGGACTTTTGATTTGCCAGTCCGATATTTGTTTGCTCCATTATTGTCACTTGGTTATATAGGAATAATTGGAAGGATGATAGAATATAGGAAGTGGTATTGGCTTTGGAACCGTCTTGAAAATGTAGATAAACTATCTCTAAGCTGTTATGTCATGCAAAATATTATTGCTTCCATTATTTTTTACGGTTGGGGGTTTGCTTTGGGAGGAAAAGTCAGTTCCTTGACGATTATCGCTGTCTGGATCTTGATCGTACTATTACAACTAATATTTGCATCTATTTGGATTCGCACCTTTAAACTTGGACCATTAGAATGGATCCGTAAGCGTACAGTAGAAGTCCTTATACCTAAATAG
- a CDS encoding MFS transporter, with protein sequence MKKFSKSFKALWLGEIVSEFGGASGAIINGLLLYELTGSKEWMGVLWLVYFIPSLILQGISAPFLNHVVKEKMLLNIQLIRAGAYIAPLIGYLIGSDVGIILGLVVLQCLLGLVQPIYASLSFSLLPEICKKEELIAANGLLDGTIRLMSFIAPGATSLLLLVSPMHFIYGFSSAMFFLSYLALSRIPHSSKERVATWTKKFWWAEMKEGYRTFFKYPHLLRLTILSSIVQFAVGATMVINVPFIRGDLGGNYWEYAVFSGAFPIGYAIGTVLLTKLPKTFQMMYLGLIGGGLSFVLLFFVHAVPLAWICELSGGILFPLFNSQSAALFQRDAPRDRLTQLSSVRLLFLRVTMPLGILFASSSFLDLSTRQTYTIIGMVILLPGLFYFLVSLSQPEKNILKNKKSMIP encoded by the coding sequence ATGAAGAAGTTCTCTAAGTCATTTAAAGCACTTTGGTTAGGTGAAATCGTATCAGAATTTGGTGGAGCATCCGGGGCGATCATTAATGGATTGCTGCTGTATGAATTGACAGGATCAAAGGAATGGATGGGTGTACTTTGGCTTGTATATTTTATTCCTTCATTAATTTTACAAGGCATAAGTGCGCCCTTTCTAAACCATGTTGTTAAGGAAAAAATGCTTCTAAATATACAGTTGATTCGTGCTGGAGCCTACATTGCTCCGCTAATTGGTTATTTAATTGGTTCTGACGTGGGAATTATTTTGGGATTAGTCGTTTTGCAATGCCTGTTAGGATTGGTGCAGCCGATTTACGCAAGTCTATCTTTTTCACTTCTACCTGAAATCTGTAAAAAGGAAGAGCTTATCGCAGCAAATGGTTTACTGGATGGAACCATTCGACTTATGAGTTTTATAGCTCCTGGAGCAACTTCCTTGCTTTTGTTAGTCAGTCCCATGCATTTCATCTATGGTTTTTCTTCAGCTATGTTCTTTCTTAGCTATCTCGCACTCTCACGTATTCCACACTCAAGTAAGGAAAGAGTGGCAACTTGGACAAAGAAGTTTTGGTGGGCAGAAATGAAAGAAGGCTATAGGACATTTTTTAAGTATCCACACCTTTTACGTCTTACAATTCTCTCTTCAATTGTACAATTCGCTGTCGGAGCTACGATGGTTATCAACGTTCCTTTTATACGTGGCGATTTAGGGGGGAATTATTGGGAATATGCGGTTTTCTCAGGCGCTTTTCCAATCGGCTATGCCATTGGAACAGTATTACTTACGAAATTACCCAAAACTTTTCAAATGATGTACCTCGGTTTGATTGGAGGAGGTCTTTCGTTCGTACTCTTGTTTTTTGTTCATGCGGTTCCTCTTGCATGGATTTGTGAACTTTCTGGGGGAATTTTGTTTCCTCTTTTTAATTCTCAAAGTGCAGCACTTTTCCAACGCGATGCCCCTCGAGATCGGTTGACACAACTAAGTTCAGTTCGATTGCTTTTTCTTCGTGTCACAATGCCTTTAGGAATTTTGTTTGCATCCTCCTCATTTTTAGACTTAAGTACACGTCAGACATATACGATTATAGGCATGGTGATTCTTCTCCCAGGATTATTTTACTTCTTAGTTTCACTCTCACAACCTGAAAAGAATATCCTTAAGAATAAAAAGTCGATGATTCCTTAG
- a CDS encoding ArsR family transcriptional regulator: MKHLYSPQPTETISLQVESSPVWEVILGIAGYTYAQLRHTFDLDEKWTSEQSSMPASLVKNLKVIEKTNFWYGLIMLQNKLSSLSIQDFSNRLSEIPIDCFYDTLLPYKDRETEPLRKATATEHRGELFEKFAAYFESHDYLGGYVHDLGHYSHLEICDLFNNTLDEWYKWVSQQEEWEKWTKALDFEQKQYSSLDITNPIEEIERITGGIKYLPEPSVWTVKLIPHVSYRPWILEQRTPDTKLFFYPLKEEYLIEPGVPSNELIRGHKALGDELRLKLLYQLLKGPLSLQEMTVQFHTSKTTLHHQLSILKAAKFIRVDKGIYSVNQTQINAFSGQLNQYLGVHI; the protein is encoded by the coding sequence CATCTTTATTCCCCACAGCCAACTGAAACTATTTCCTTACAAGTAGAATCCTCACCTGTTTGGGAAGTGATTCTTGGAATTGCAGGATATACATATGCACAACTTCGTCATACATTCGATTTAGATGAAAAGTGGACATCAGAGCAAAGCTCAATGCCTGCATCACTAGTAAAGAATTTGAAGGTGATTGAGAAGACCAACTTTTGGTATGGTTTGATTATGCTTCAAAACAAGCTATCGTCATTATCTATTCAAGATTTTTCAAATCGCCTTTCAGAAATTCCAATTGATTGTTTTTATGACACACTTCTACCTTACAAGGATCGGGAAACTGAGCCCTTGAGAAAAGCGACAGCTACTGAACATCGAGGTGAATTATTTGAGAAGTTTGCTGCATATTTTGAATCCCACGACTACTTAGGTGGATATGTTCATGATCTTGGTCATTATTCACATCTAGAAATTTGCGACCTATTCAACAATACATTGGATGAGTGGTACAAGTGGGTAAGCCAGCAAGAAGAATGGGAAAAGTGGACTAAGGCACTTGATTTTGAGCAGAAGCAATACAGCTCACTGGATATAACAAATCCTATTGAGGAAATCGAACGAATTACGGGTGGAATCAAGTATCTTCCTGAACCTTCTGTCTGGACTGTCAAATTAATCCCACATGTATCCTATCGTCCTTGGATCTTAGAACAACGCACACCTGATACTAAACTCTTCTTTTATCCTTTAAAGGAAGAATATTTGATAGAACCAGGTGTTCCATCGAATGAATTAATTCGTGGTCACAAAGCGTTAGGGGATGAACTCCGATTGAAATTGCTTTATCAGCTTCTAAAGGGACCGTTATCGCTTCAAGAGATGACCGTACAGTTTCATACTTCTAAAACAACACTACATCACCAGCTTTCTATATTAAAAGCAGCAAAGTTTATTCGTGTTGATAAAGGAATCTATTCGGTAAATCAAACGCAGATTAACGCTTTTTCTGGACAACTTAATCAGTACCTTGGAGTTCACATATGA